In Gemmatimonadales bacterium, the genomic stretch CGGCCGCGTGGGCCGCGATCTTGTAGGCGATGATGCCGGTCCGCACATCCTCGGCGTTGGGCAGCCCCAGGTGCTCCTTCGGCGTCACGTAGCAAAGCAGCGAGGAGCCGTACCAGCCGACCATCGCGGCGCCGATCGCCGAGGTGATGTGGTCATAGCCGGGAGCGATGTCGGTCACCAGGGGCCCCAGCGTGTAGAACGGGGCGCCGTGGCAGAGCTCCTGCTGCTTCTTGACGTTCATCTCCAGCTGGTCCATCGGCACGTGGCCGGGACCTTCGACCATCACCTGCACGTCATGCTCCCAGGCCTTGAGCGTCAATTCGCCCAAGGTCTTCAGCTCCGAGAACTGCGCGGCGTCGCTGGCGTCGGCCAGACAGCCGGGCCGCAGGGAGTCGCCAAGCGAGAAACTGACGTCATACTTCTTGAAGATCTCGCAGAGCCGGTCGTAGCCGGTGTAAAAGGGGTTCTCCTTGTCGTGCGCCATCATCCACTGCGCCATCAGGGAGCCGCCG encodes the following:
- the thiC gene encoding phosphomethylpyrimidine synthase ThiC, with product GGSLMAQWMMAHDKENPFYTGYDRLCEIFKKYDVSFSLGDSLRPGCLADASDAAQFSELKTLGELTLKAWEHDVQVMVEGPGHVPMDQLEMNVKKQQELCHGAPFYTLGPLVTDIAPGYDHITSAIGAAMVGWYGSSLLCYVTPKEHLGLPNAEDVRTGIIAYKIAAHAADVARHRPGARDRDDALSRARFNFDWKQQFALSLDPDRAREYHDEALPQDGYMSAAFCSMCGPKFCSMHISQLIGVTERPKPITI